The Rhodoferax sediminis genome has a segment encoding these proteins:
- a CDS encoding GH36-type glycosyl hydrolase domain-containing protein, whose product MGETHRAARSSSPAATFFPRLQSNIQTLREAHHYLGVQASTGYDISPAAEWLLDNFHLIEAQLKEIHDGLPRLYFRALPVLLDEPLAGLPRIYGVAWAFVAHTDGAFDEDLLTQFLCAYQETRDLNLSEMWALPTTLRVVLVENLRRLAERVATNKAAREVANLCCDHIERYTLHALDQLLDLLNRRGVGRVFLAQMAQRLQDHHTTNHVGYREWLHSALPDMAAAQAQQSADQAADNLSVSNAVRSLRSIGDADWPDIVARTSTLMRLMLTSAVFEAESTITRDQTLHGIELLARRTGRSETSVAQTLLDLMRAADVTHGDAAMPRHWLSGTGRPALVAALGLHERMAVRRRALARCAALPVYLGSLLLGSVGVVAWMLLRHHGVISAGGAPLEWALFGAVLMMFPASEAVVAVINRLISESVRPQRLPRLALSNGIPPEHRVMVVIPAMLTTAASSRDLVRRLELHYLANPERHAQFALLTDWADADASHLASDDALLAGAVLQVRALNARYPGDASDAPRFIVLHRERHFSKTEQCWIGWERKRGKLELLITGLIEDSSAAFLDLGEDSRVAAGTQYVVTLDSDTQLPPGRLRELVGVAAHQHNQPRLDAGGRVVVAGYGILQPRIVTPLPAPSNVTLYHWLFAGRCGIDPYSAATSEVYQDLFSEGTFTGKGLLNVRAMHAVLSGRLPEGRVLSHDLLEGSLARCAAVTDITVIEDAPFHADVAASRVHRWTRGDWQLLPFLLHPMRYPLRAINRWKMFDNLRRSLVAPVSLALLLLALAGVVVSPWAALALVMAAFSAGPLMGAIAGLSPTRDDLAKRHFYRQAGADLARAFLGGVWHLIQLLQESLMAVDAIGRALYRMTISHRRLLQWTTAAAAQSAAKTGLAALTRQHWRAPVAALLLFGGLHAANTPYPLLALTLCVLWAASAPWTWWVSRERPARQDAALPARDQAYLEGIARDTWRFFERSVGPGDNHLPPDNVQTLPHDLVAHRTSPTNMGLYLLSAACARQFGWIGTQELLERLEATLATLGTLQRYRGHFLNWYDTQTCAPLLPMYVSTVDSGNLSGHLLAVAQACLELALAPHDASAAQRAIRASRQRLAPLLARLPELVPALLGDAALARLLALPEPLAEGQHSAAQMERLLREATDDLARLLPGSAEFTGPAHPTPRDELAWCLGDHLATLRSAWRDIRAHRTTDAATVGAGDTGVRLRALARACEELAWQPDFRFLYHRKRHLLHIGYRVEERQLDASFYDLLASESRLTSLLAIGKGDVPVRHWASLGRLFYAIGTDAGLRSWSGSMFEYLMPTLVLNEPYDSVLREAGHAAVLEQIAFAQARDVPWGISESAYAGRDHTLAYQYAPQGVPRLALRRTPVDELVITPYATALAAQIAPHRACLNFAALQALGARARYGFIEALDFSPARQVNDEVFTPVSTFMAHHQGMSIVALANVLLDGPAQRWGMANAHIEAVASLLHERVPREVSMLHAPPMGPPPQTLQRRALGLLRDVSPGAMAVEPTHVLSNGRYSVSLRANGAGWSRQRGIGITRWRDDALRDAYGSFIYVRQDPQLYPVSITQHPAPDPAAHYSSTYHADRVCFDAVWPEFQAHTTVWVSPEDDIEFRQVELRNLSGRTLDIELMSAFDVTLAEPRADEDHPAFTSLFVRAQWLAAQQALLFERKPRLPTEQGLQAAHFLADTDPQVVSVRVQTDRQYWRGRNHDASQPLASFVTLPAATEGSAQDMTLDTGLDPVCALAVRLRIAPDAKALLTFATAASDNGDTLRAVIDKYRQPSHVRRASLMSATLAGIRLGALHISPRNFAAIQTLTTALVMSLTRPQSSESRSGAAASVCDRRLLWRFGISGDRPLVLVSAGVAQGLGMLRSLAQALSLWSWGGIACDLVIINSEPASYLMELQREIAVLRERHLAEGDAKTRPAVTAIHVLRADELSSDEQSTLEVLARVRLRADGRPLAHHVQEWADLHEQAFEERYDASISALALAWGADAATPAPAGEFVAATGEFRFDVGAGSRPARPWINVLANSSFGAQLSEAGGGYTWAVNSRLNQLTAWSNDPVADPPAEWFLLQDRKTMEVWSVAPSAWGDGAVDYRVSHGQGYSVISHRRAELEVTATWCVDAKTCVKQVQLRLINHGAKTLHLRVIGIAEWMMGATRSDRSTVLTALHRQRLPVVQPPGVESDSGRERKLTALLCTQRERAAGFGDGTAFLGIAGAADEPEDWTCDRRECFDARGRLVLPDHFGQRSGAGLDPCAALSTRVALAAGESVERVFLLGYADSANAARQLATVAAATPAAQRVQQVRSSWDQLLGATVVKTPDPLFDAMVNRWLLYQTVSCRLWAKAGFYQAGGATGFRDQLQDTMALAWAAPAMLRQQIVLCASRQFTEGDVQHWWHAPLGAGVRTHFSDDLLWLPHACVHYLRATGDAALLDQSVPFIEGAPIPEGAEDAYDTPAVSSQQASVYEHGARAIDRSLRVGAHGLPLMGSGDWNDGMNRVGAQGRGESVWLGWFLCQLVDGFAPLARARGDEARALRWERAALGWKSALIGPAWDGQWFKRAFFDDGQALGSHANPEARIDLIAQAWAVLSRAAPADLQRAALAAMEDHLVDHEAGLIRLLDPPLVHAVPSAGYIQAYPPGVRENGGQYSHAGVWALMAQADYATTLAGSSGGGDVAYRYFTYLSPAHRARHPAYGAVYGIEPYVMAGDVYSQPPYVGRGGWSWYTGAAAWMHRAAIESIFGLRQGAQDLCFTPCLPSHWHQAELTLVRDGRTMRFILVHATAPAALAATAQYGARLLLPRQPLYWRGLAPDTCFAIPLLGESAPVPSAAGDAEAAGRPWPEVVAEG is encoded by the coding sequence TTGGGAGAAACGCACCGCGCCGCCAGGTCCAGCTCCCCTGCGGCAACCTTTTTTCCGCGCCTGCAAAGCAACATCCAGACGCTGCGCGAAGCCCATCACTATCTTGGCGTGCAGGCGTCCACAGGCTACGACATCAGCCCGGCGGCCGAATGGCTGCTTGACAATTTTCACCTGATCGAAGCGCAGCTCAAAGAAATTCACGACGGACTTCCACGCCTGTATTTTCGTGCGCTGCCGGTGCTGCTGGATGAGCCGCTCGCCGGCTTGCCGCGTATCTATGGGGTGGCTTGGGCCTTCGTGGCGCATACCGACGGTGCGTTCGACGAGGATTTGCTGACGCAGTTTCTGTGTGCCTACCAGGAAACCCGGGATTTGAACCTGAGCGAGATGTGGGCACTGCCCACCACCTTGCGCGTCGTCCTGGTCGAGAACCTGCGTCGCCTGGCCGAACGTGTAGCGACCAACAAGGCGGCACGCGAAGTTGCGAACTTGTGCTGCGATCATATCGAGCGCTACACCCTGCACGCGCTTGACCAGTTGCTGGACCTGCTCAACCGGCGCGGGGTCGGCCGGGTGTTTCTGGCGCAGATGGCGCAGCGCCTGCAAGACCATCACACGACCAATCACGTGGGCTACCGCGAATGGCTGCACAGTGCGCTGCCCGACATGGCTGCAGCGCAGGCACAGCAAAGCGCCGACCAGGCCGCTGACAACCTGAGTGTGAGCAACGCAGTCAGATCGCTGCGCTCCATCGGCGATGCCGATTGGCCCGATATCGTCGCCCGCACCAGTACGCTCATGCGGCTGATGCTGACTTCGGCGGTGTTCGAGGCCGAGAGCACCATCACGCGCGACCAGACGCTGCACGGCATCGAACTGCTGGCCCGGCGCACGGGTCGCAGCGAGACATCCGTGGCACAGACACTGCTCGATCTGATGCGGGCAGCCGACGTCACCCATGGCGATGCGGCAATGCCCAGGCACTGGTTGAGCGGCACAGGCCGGCCGGCACTCGTGGCCGCACTCGGCCTGCATGAGCGCATGGCGGTCCGGCGGCGGGCGTTGGCCCGCTGCGCGGCGCTACCCGTTTACCTGGGTTCGCTGCTGCTGGGTAGCGTGGGCGTTGTCGCGTGGATGCTGTTGCGCCATCACGGGGTGATCAGCGCAGGGGGCGCCCCACTGGAGTGGGCTCTGTTCGGCGCTGTACTGATGATGTTCCCGGCGTCTGAAGCGGTGGTGGCGGTGATCAACCGGCTCATCAGCGAGTCGGTCCGGCCGCAGCGCCTGCCCCGCCTGGCCCTGTCCAACGGTATACCGCCAGAGCACCGGGTGATGGTGGTGATTCCGGCCATGCTCACGACCGCTGCATCGAGTCGCGACCTGGTGCGCCGGCTGGAGCTGCACTACCTCGCCAACCCGGAACGCCATGCGCAGTTTGCGCTGCTGACCGATTGGGCCGACGCCGATGCATCGCACCTGGCTTCGGACGACGCCTTGCTGGCCGGTGCGGTGCTGCAGGTCCGTGCGCTCAATGCTCGTTATCCCGGCGATGCCAGCGATGCCCCTCGCTTCATCGTGCTGCACAGGGAGCGCCATTTCAGCAAGACCGAACAGTGCTGGATCGGTTGGGAGAGGAAGCGCGGCAAACTGGAACTGCTCATCACGGGATTGATAGAAGATTCATCGGCCGCGTTTCTGGATTTGGGCGAAGACTCCCGTGTCGCGGCCGGCACGCAGTACGTCGTCACGCTCGACAGCGATACCCAATTGCCGCCGGGGCGGCTGCGCGAACTGGTGGGCGTGGCCGCGCACCAGCACAACCAGCCGCGTCTGGATGCCGGCGGGCGCGTCGTGGTGGCCGGTTATGGCATCTTGCAGCCCCGTATCGTGACGCCATTGCCCGCACCCAGCAACGTCACGCTTTACCACTGGCTGTTCGCCGGACGGTGCGGCATCGACCCGTACAGTGCCGCAACCTCCGAGGTGTATCAGGATCTGTTTTCCGAGGGCACTTTCACCGGCAAAGGGTTGCTCAACGTGCGGGCGATGCATGCGGTACTGTCTGGGCGCCTGCCCGAGGGCCGGGTGCTCAGCCATGATTTGCTCGAAGGCTCGTTGGCGCGCTGCGCTGCGGTGACCGACATCACCGTCATCGAGGATGCACCGTTCCATGCCGACGTCGCGGCGTCGCGCGTGCACCGCTGGACGCGTGGTGACTGGCAGTTGCTGCCGTTTCTGCTGCATCCGATGCGCTACCCGCTTCGTGCCATCAACCGCTGGAAGATGTTCGATAACCTGCGCCGTTCGCTAGTAGCGCCCGTTTCGCTGGCGTTGTTGCTGCTGGCGCTGGCCGGCGTTGTTGTGTCCCCCTGGGCGGCGCTGGCGCTGGTGATGGCCGCATTTTCTGCCGGACCGCTGATGGGTGCCATTGCCGGTTTGTCGCCCACCCGTGACGACCTTGCGAAGCGTCATTTCTACCGTCAGGCAGGGGCGGACCTGGCACGTGCGTTTTTGGGAGGAGTGTGGCATTTGATCCAGTTATTGCAGGAGTCCCTGATGGCCGTGGATGCCATCGGGCGCGCGCTCTATCGCATGACCATCAGCCACCGCCGACTGCTGCAATGGACCACCGCTGCTGCTGCGCAGTCGGCGGCGAAGACGGGGCTCGCGGCGCTGACGCGCCAGCATTGGAGGGCGCCGGTGGCGGCGTTGCTGCTGTTCGGTGGGCTGCATGCTGCGAATACGCCATATCCCTTGCTGGCGCTGACCTTGTGCGTGCTGTGGGCCGCATCGGCGCCATGGACCTGGTGGGTCAGCCGGGAGCGCCCGGCGCGCCAGGACGCTGCCCTGCCAGCCAGGGACCAAGCCTATCTGGAGGGCATAGCACGTGACACCTGGCGTTTTTTTGAACGCAGCGTGGGACCCGGGGACAATCACCTGCCGCCTGACAACGTGCAGACCCTGCCGCATGATCTGGTGGCGCATCGCACCTCGCCCACCAACATGGGCCTGTACCTGCTGAGCGCGGCCTGCGCCCGCCAGTTTGGCTGGATCGGCACGCAAGAGTTGCTGGAGCGCCTGGAAGCGACGCTCGCCACGCTGGGCACTCTGCAGCGGTACCGCGGCCATTTTCTGAACTGGTACGACACGCAAACATGCGCGCCGCTGCTACCCATGTACGTGTCCACCGTGGACAGCGGCAATCTCAGCGGCCACCTGCTCGCGGTGGCGCAGGCCTGCCTGGAGCTGGCGCTGGCGCCGCATGATGCGAGTGCGGCCCAGCGTGCCATTCGCGCTTCCAGGCAAAGGCTCGCGCCGCTGCTGGCAAGGCTGCCCGAGCTGGTGCCGGCGTTGCTGGGAGACGCTGCCCTGGCGCGTTTGCTGGCCCTGCCGGAGCCGCTGGCCGAGGGCCAACATAGCGCGGCGCAGATGGAGCGTCTGCTGCGCGAAGCCACCGATGATCTGGCCCGGCTGTTGCCCGGCAGTGCCGAGTTCACGGGTCCTGCCCACCCGACGCCTCGGGACGAGCTCGCCTGGTGCCTGGGTGATCACTTGGCAACGCTGCGTTCGGCGTGGCGGGACATTCGCGCCCACAGGACAACCGATGCCGCGACAGTGGGTGCAGGTGACACCGGCGTGCGCTTGCGAGCGCTGGCACGTGCCTGCGAGGAGTTGGCCTGGCAGCCGGACTTCCGCTTTCTGTACCACCGCAAGCGGCATCTGCTGCACATCGGCTACCGGGTTGAAGAACGGCAGCTGGACGCGAGTTTTTACGACCTGCTGGCATCGGAATCGCGGCTGACCAGTTTGCTGGCCATCGGCAAGGGCGATGTACCGGTGCGCCACTGGGCCTCTCTGGGGCGGCTGTTCTATGCCATCGGCACCGACGCCGGCCTGCGTTCCTGGTCCGGCTCGATGTTCGAATACCTGATGCCAACCCTGGTGCTCAATGAGCCATATGACAGCGTGTTGCGTGAAGCCGGCCATGCGGCGGTTCTGGAGCAGATCGCCTTTGCCCAGGCGCGGGACGTGCCCTGGGGCATCTCGGAGTCGGCCTATGCCGGGCGCGACCACACGTTGGCCTACCAGTATGCGCCGCAAGGCGTGCCCAGGCTGGCGCTGCGCCGCACCCCTGTTGACGAGTTGGTGATTACGCCCTACGCCACGGCACTGGCAGCGCAGATTGCACCGCACCGTGCGTGTCTCAACTTTGCGGCGCTGCAAGCCCTGGGCGCACGCGCGCGCTACGGGTTTATCGAGGCGCTGGACTTTTCCCCTGCGCGACAGGTGAATGACGAGGTATTCACGCCGGTGAGCACCTTCATGGCGCACCACCAGGGCATGAGTATCGTGGCGTTGGCCAATGTGTTGCTGGATGGCCCGGCGCAGCGCTGGGGCATGGCCAATGCGCATATCGAGGCGGTGGCCTCGCTGTTGCATGAGCGGGTCCCACGTGAAGTTTCAATGCTCCATGCACCGCCAATGGGCCCGCCGCCGCAGACGCTGCAACGGCGTGCCTTGGGGCTGCTGCGCGACGTGTCGCCGGGCGCTATGGCGGTGGAGCCCACCCATGTGCTCTCCAATGGTCGCTACAGCGTGTCGTTGCGCGCCAATGGCGCCGGCTGGAGCCGCCAGCGCGGGATCGGCATCACGCGCTGGCGTGACGATGCGCTGCGCGACGCCTATGGGAGCTTCATCTATGTGCGCCAGGACCCGCAGTTGTATCCGGTCTCCATCACCCAGCACCCGGCCCCCGACCCGGCCGCGCACTACAGCAGCACCTACCATGCCGACCGCGTGTGCTTCGACGCCGTCTGGCCCGAGTTCCAGGCTCACACCACGGTGTGGGTCAGCCCGGAGGACGATATAGAGTTCCGGCAGGTCGAACTGCGTAACCTGAGCGGTCGCACGCTCGACATCGAGTTGATGTCGGCCTTCGACGTGACGCTGGCCGAGCCGCGCGCCGATGAAGACCACCCCGCGTTCACCAGCCTGTTCGTGCGCGCGCAATGGCTGGCTGCACAGCAGGCGCTCCTGTTCGAGCGCAAGCCGCGCCTGCCCACCGAACAGGGATTGCAGGCAGCGCATTTTCTGGCCGACACTGACCCGCAGGTCGTGAGCGTGCGGGTGCAGACGGATCGGCAATACTGGCGAGGCCGCAACCACGACGCAAGCCAGCCGCTGGCCTCTTTCGTGACCCTGCCGGCTGCCACCGAAGGCAGCGCGCAAGACATGACGCTCGATACCGGGCTGGACCCGGTGTGCGCCCTGGCCGTGCGCCTTCGCATTGCGCCCGATGCCAAGGCACTGCTGACCTTTGCGACGGCCGCTTCCGACAACGGCGACACGCTGCGTGCCGTGATCGACAAGTACCGGCAACCCAGCCACGTGCGCCGCGCCTCGCTGATGTCGGCTACGCTGGCCGGGATCCGCCTGGGGGCCCTGCACATCAGTCCGAGAAACTTCGCGGCCATTCAGACACTGACCACGGCGCTGGTAATGAGCCTGACGCGTCCGCAGTCCAGCGAGAGCCGCTCCGGGGCCGCAGCCTCGGTGTGCGACCGGCGGCTGCTTTGGCGTTTCGGCATCTCGGGCGATCGCCCCCTGGTCCTGGTGTCGGCGGGTGTGGCTCAAGGCCTGGGCATGCTGCGCTCGCTGGCCCAGGCCCTGAGCCTGTGGTCGTGGGGCGGTATCGCGTGCGACCTGGTCATCATCAATTCCGAACCGGCCTCGTACCTGATGGAGCTCCAGCGCGAGATTGCCGTGCTGCGCGAGCGCCATCTGGCCGAAGGCGATGCGAAAACCAGGCCGGCCGTTACGGCGATCCACGTCTTGCGCGCCGACGAGCTCTCCAGCGATGAGCAGAGCACGCTGGAAGTCCTGGCGCGGGTGCGGCTGCGCGCCGACGGGCGGCCGCTGGCGCACCATGTGCAGGAATGGGCCGATCTGCATGAACAGGCCTTCGAGGAACGATACGACGCTTCGATCTCGGCGCTGGCTCTCGCCTGGGGCGCTGACGCCGCAACTCCTGCACCGGCGGGTGAGTTTGTTGCGGCCACGGGTGAATTCCGTTTCGACGTCGGTGCCGGTTCGCGGCCGGCGCGGCCATGGATCAATGTGCTGGCCAACTCGTCTTTCGGCGCCCAGCTCTCGGAAGCCGGTGGCGGCTATACCTGGGCCGTGAACAGCCGCTTGAACCAGCTCACCGCGTGGTCGAACGATCCAGTGGCCGACCCACCAGCCGAATGGTTCTTGCTGCAGGACCGCAAGACCATGGAGGTATGGAGCGTCGCACCCTCCGCCTGGGGCGACGGCGCCGTGGACTATCGCGTCTCGCATGGACAGGGCTATAGCGTCATCAGCCACCGCCGTGCAGAACTGGAGGTCACGGCAACCTGGTGTGTCGATGCGAAAACCTGTGTCAAGCAGGTGCAGTTGCGGCTCATCAACCATGGCGCGAAAACGCTGCACCTGCGGGTAATCGGTATTGCCGAATGGATGATGGGGGCGACCCGGTCTGACCGCAGCACCGTGCTGACCGCGTTGCATCGCCAGCGCCTGCCTGTGGTGCAGCCGCCGGGCGTTGAATCCGACAGCGGGCGCGAGCGAAAACTCACCGCTCTGCTGTGCACGCAGCGCGAGCGCGCGGCGGGGTTCGGCGATGGCACGGCCTTCCTGGGCATCGCGGGCGCTGCGGACGAGCCCGAAGACTGGACTTGCGACCGGCGCGAGTGTTTCGATGCGCGCGGGCGGTTGGTGCTGCCGGATCACTTCGGCCAGCGCAGCGGTGCCGGGCTCGACCCGTGTGCGGCCCTGTCAACACGCGTTGCGCTGGCCGCTGGCGAGTCGGTGGAGCGGGTATTCCTGCTGGGCTATGCCGACAGCGCGAACGCTGCCCGGCAACTCGCGACTGTGGCAGCGGCAACGCCGGCCGCGCAGCGCGTGCAGCAGGTCCGCAGCAGCTGGGATCAATTGCTGGGCGCTACCGTGGTGAAGACCCCCGACCCCTTGTTCGACGCCATGGTCAATCGCTGGCTGCTGTACCAGACGGTGTCGTGCCGCTTGTGGGCCAAGGCCGGCTTTTACCAGGCGGGCGGCGCCACCGGTTTTCGCGACCAGCTGCAGGACACGATGGCGCTGGCGTGGGCCGCCCCCGCCATGCTGCGCCAGCAGATCGTCCTGTGCGCGTCACGCCAGTTCACCGAGGGCGATGTGCAGCATTGGTGGCACGCACCGCTCGGCGCGGGCGTGCGCACGCATTTCTCTGACGACCTGTTGTGGCTGCCCCACGCCTGCGTGCACTACCTGCGCGCCACCGGCGACGCCGCCCTGCTCGATCAGAGCGTGCCGTTCATCGAAGGAGCGCCCATTCCCGAGGGCGCCGAGGATGCGTATGACACGCCTGCCGTCAGCAGCCAGCAGGCTTCGGTCTACGAGCATGGCGCGCGGGCCATCGACCGCAGCCTGCGTGTGGGCGCGCACGGCTTGCCGTTGATGGGCAGCGGTGACTGGAACGATGGCATGAACCGGGTCGGCGCGCAGGGACGCGGCGAGTCCGTGTGGCTAGGCTGGTTCCTGTGTCAGCTGGTCGATGGGTTCGCGCCGCTGGCGCGCGCGCGTGGCGACGAGGCGCGTGCGTTGCGCTGGGAGAGGGCCGCGCTAGGCTGGAAAAGCGCCTTGATCGGCCCCGCGTGGGATGGGCAATGGTTCAAACGTGCCTTTTTCGACGACGGGCAGGCGCTGGGTTCACACGCCAACCCGGAAGCGCGCATCGACTTGATCGCGCAGGCCTGGGCGGTCCTCTCCAGGGCTGCGCCAGCCGACTTGCAGCGCGCGGCGCTGGCGGCGATGGAGGATCACCTGGTAGATCATGAAGCGGGCCTGATCAGGCTGCTGGATCCCCCGCTGGTTCATGCGGTCCCGAGTGCCGGCTACATCCAGGCCTATCCGCCGGGCGTGCGCGAAAACGGCGGCCAATACTCGCACGCCGGCGTCTGGGCGTTGATGGCTCAGGCCGACTACGCCACAACCCTTGCGGGTTCAAGTGGCGGCGGCGACGTCGCCTACCGCTATTTCACCTATCTCAGCCCGGCGCACCGCGCGCGCCATCCAGCGTACGGGGCGGTCTACGGCATCGAGCCGTATGTAATGGCCGGCGACGTGTACAGCCAGCCGCCCTACGTCGGACGCGGTGGCTGGAGCTGGTACACGGGGGCTGCCGCCTGGATGCACCGCGCGGCCATCGAGTCGATTTTCGGACTGCGGCAAGGCGCGCAGGACTTGTGCTTCACACCTTGTCTGCCCTCGCATTGGCACCAGGCCGAACTGACGCTGGTGCGTGATGGCCGCACCATGCGCTTCATTCTGGTTCATGCCACCGCACCTGCTGCGCTGGCCGCCACGGCGCAATACGGTGCCCGACTATTGCTTCCCCGGCAGCCGCTGTATTGGCGAGGTCTGGCGCCAGACACCTGCTTCGCGATCCCGCTGTTGGGCGAGTCCGCGCCCGTGCCGTCCGCTGCCGGCGATGCCGAAGCGGCTGGGCGCCCCTGGCCGGAGGTGGTGGCAGAAGGTTGA
- a CDS encoding DUF3047 domain-containing protein, producing the protein MKNTDIHTRAGDDSALKVCVLFDEPLERVPALERTVLRVERSSTGQNLPAATLCYLWDSKYPAGTAGKNAFTNRLRYIVLQGPETPLAVWTAETRNVAQDFMKLFGDEEPDVPPVAGVLVGADADNTQGQSLGYVRDLHWVP; encoded by the coding sequence TTGAAGAACACGGACATCCACACCAGGGCCGGCGATGATTCCGCGCTGAAGGTCTGTGTCCTGTTCGATGAGCCGCTGGAGCGCGTGCCGGCGCTGGAGCGCACCGTGCTGCGCGTCGAGCGGTCGAGCACCGGCCAGAACCTGCCGGCGGCCACCCTGTGCTACCTGTGGGACAGCAAATACCCGGCGGGCACTGCGGGCAAAAACGCCTTCACGAATCGCCTGCGCTACATCGTGCTGCAGGGTCCCGAGACGCCGCTCGCGGTGTGGACCGCGGAAACACGTAACGTGGCGCAGGACTTCATGAAGCTGTTTGGTGATGAGGAGCCGGATGTGCCGCCCGTCGCCGGCGTGCTGGTGGGCGCGGACGCCGACAACACGCAGGGCCAGAGCTTGGGGTACGTGCGCGATCTGCATTGGGTACCCTAG
- a CDS encoding DUF3047 domain-containing protein, which yields MLYRQMVCLFLLLAWGGAGSAQTLSPLASITGGTSDKPPAPWQILGFPQRNTQKPVTQFDVVTLDGERALRIRTDRSYGNLVDELSGGGRCPDNWRGAGASISL from the coding sequence ATGTTGTACCGTCAGATGGTCTGTTTATTTTTACTGCTGGCCTGGGGCGGCGCGGGATCGGCGCAGACCTTGAGCCCGCTGGCCAGTATTACCGGGGGTACCAGCGACAAGCCCCCCGCACCATGGCAGATCCTTGGTTTTCCCCAAAGGAATACCCAAAAGCCGGTCACGCAGTTCGATGTGGTGACGCTCGATGGCGAGCGCGCCCTGCGCATTCGCACCGACCGCTCGTACGGCAATCTGGTGGACGAGTTGAGCGGGGGGGGGCGTTGCCCGGACAACTGGCGTGGCGCTGGCGCCTCGATCAGCCTTTGA
- a CDS encoding LysE family translocator, with translation MQNLPALLGLIGALSVGVVSPGPSFVMVARTAVATSRSEGVAAAVGMGGGGVLFAGAALLGLNALMLAVPLVYLALKVAGGLYLAWLGLRIWRSARQALNITGLADGAGKNKRRSLLLGFATQISNPKTAIVYASVFAAFLPPAPSLAFNLTLVAIVFVIETGWYTLVALALASERPRNTYLHYKGWMDHAAGGVMMALGLELVSSAYGR, from the coding sequence ATGCAAAATCTTCCCGCTCTTCTCGGGCTCATCGGAGCCCTCTCGGTGGGTGTCGTCAGTCCGGGCCCCAGCTTCGTCATGGTGGCGCGCACGGCGGTGGCGACCTCGCGCTCGGAAGGCGTGGCCGCCGCTGTGGGCATGGGCGGCGGCGGCGTGCTGTTTGCCGGTGCGGCCCTGCTCGGGCTGAATGCGCTGATGCTCGCGGTGCCGCTGGTGTATCTGGCGCTGAAGGTGGCGGGCGGCCTGTACCTGGCCTGGCTCGGGCTGCGCATCTGGCGGTCCGCCCGGCAAGCGCTCAACATCACGGGCCTGGCGGATGGCGCGGGCAAGAACAAACGCCGATCGCTGCTGCTGGGCTTTGCCACCCAGATCAGCAATCCGAAAACCGCCATCGTCTACGCCAGCGTGTTTGCCGCTTTCCTGCCACCGGCGCCTTCGCTGGCGTTCAACCTGACGCTGGTGGCGATTGTCTTCGTCATTGAGACGGGCTGGTACACCCTGGTGGCGCTGGCCCTGGCGTCGGAACGGCCCCGCAACACATATCTGCACTACAAGGGATGGATGGACCATGCCGCCGGTGGCGTGATGATGGCCCTGGGCCTCGAACTGGTGTCGTCGGCGTATGGGCGATAA
- a CDS encoding alpha/beta hydrolase, with translation MLHPQVRTLLDLIEKSGLPPTHTLSPLDARALYRDRRSFTQPAPPAVSLVCELQAQGPHGSIPLRLYRPAGAPQAALLPVLVYFHGGGFVIGDLDTHDVLCRELANGAGCAVVAVDYRLAPEHPFPCAVDDCLAATRWVADNAPELHLDATRLAVGGDSAGGNLAAVVSLLARNAGAPPIVFQLLIYPATDARCSAPSHQTNGQGYLLTTDSMAYYLGHYFRTAQDKLSDRASPLLSQDLTRLPPALVLTAGYDPLRDEGLQYAQRLSEGGNRVTQVCFERQIHGFILMGKALDEANSAVALCAAELRRAFRG, from the coding sequence ATGCTGCATCCTCAGGTTCGTACCTTGCTCGATCTCATCGAAAAGTCGGGCCTGCCCCCGACCCATACACTGTCCCCGCTTGACGCGCGCGCGTTGTACCGCGACCGCCGCAGCTTCACCCAGCCGGCGCCGCCTGCCGTGTCCCTGGTGTGCGAGCTGCAGGCACAGGGTCCGCACGGATCGATCCCGCTGCGCCTGTATCGCCCCGCCGGTGCGCCGCAGGCCGCGCTGCTGCCTGTCCTCGTTTACTTCCATGGCGGCGGTTTTGTCATTGGCGATCTGGACACGCACGATGTGCTGTGCCGCGAACTCGCCAACGGAGCCGGTTGCGCGGTGGTCGCGGTGGACTACCGGCTGGCACCCGAGCATCCATTCCCCTGCGCGGTGGACGACTGCCTTGCCGCCACCCGCTGGGTGGCGGACAACGCACCCGAACTGCACCTCGATGCCACGCGCCTGGCGGTTGGCGGCGACAGCGCCGGCGGCAATCTGGCGGCCGTCGTGTCGCTGCTGGCACGAAATGCGGGTGCCCCGCCAATCGTGTTTCAGCTGCTGATTTACCCGGCCACCGACGCGCGTTGCAGCGCGCCATCGCACCAGACCAATGGCCAGGGCTATTTACTCACCACCGACTCGATGGCGTACTACCTCGGGCACTACTTCAGGACGGCGCAAGACAAGCTGAGCGATCGCGCGTCACCCCTGCTGAGCCAGGACCTCACCCGCCTGCCGCCAGCGCTGGTGCTGACCGCAGGCTACGACCCGTTGCGTGACGAGGGTTTGCAGTACGCGCAGCGTTTGAGCGAGGGCGGGAATCGTGTCACTCAAGTGTGTTTCGAGCGTCAGATTCACGGTTTTATCCTCATGGGAAAGGCGCTTGACGAGGCGAACTCGGCCGTGGCGCTGTGCGCGGCCGAGTTGCGACGCGCCTTCCGGGGCTGA